DNA from Sulfurimonas xiamenensis:
ACGCAATGCTTCTGATTCTGCATCTTGAATAAGACGCTCTCCATACTGTTTTTTCACAACAGCTACAGGTACCTTCCCTTTACGAAAACCTTGAACAGATGCAGTTTTTGTTAACTCTTTAGCTATTTTTTCTAACTTTGAGTTAATTGTCTCTTTAGAAATCTCTGCTTCGATTTCAGCATTAGCGCTATTTATCTTATTTACTTTGATTTTCATCAATTTCCTTTATTATTAAGTTTATAACTATATATTTTTAGCAATAATATCCTAAATCTGCTTTTATCTATCTTTAAGTCAGTTTTTACAAAACTTGGGTTTTAAGTTAAGAAACAATATCCAAACAACAGCAACATCTATCATTACATCGGCAAAATTAAAAACTGCAAAATCAAATCCGCAATGCCAATAGACCATATCAACGACACCGCCGTGAATAAAGCGGTCATATATATTTGAAAATGCACCGCCAAGCAACAATCCCGCCGGAAAAGCATAACAAACCTCTCTTAAATAAACAATATAAATTAGTATGCCCAAAATTAACACCAGCTGGATATATTTTAGCCATTCATCTAAAAAAGCGAACATTGAAAATGCCACACCTTTATTATAAACCAAAATCAAATCAATACACTCGCCGTAATACCTCAAACCATCTAAAAAAAGTGACTTAATATTTTGGTCTATTACAAAAATTCCAACCGTTGTAAAAAAAAGTATTGTTATAAGACGAATAATTTTACTATGCATTTAAAGCTTTTTGGAAAAATTGCACCATATTTTGCATATATAAATTCATTTTTTTAGCATCTTTGGATTCTAAAAGCACTCTAAGTTTATTCTCTGTTCCTGAGTATCGTACCAGATGATAAATTTCTTGAGCATCAAGCTCTTTTAACTTTTCATCAAGACCTTCTATATCCTGAAGCGGTTTTTTAACTTTTACATTTATATTTACCAATTTTTGAGGATAAAGTTTAAAAGGCCTAAGAGCGACAGATGCTTTTTGTTTTGTTTTTAACAAGAGAGCAAGTACTTGCAGTGAAGAGACTAAACCATCTCCCGTTTTTGCAAAATCGCTTATAATAACATGACCGCTCTGCTCCCCTCCAAAATTGATCTTCTCTTTTTTCATCAGCTCTAAAACATTTTTATCACCAACATCTGAACGAAATAGTTTCAACCCTTTTTCAGCCATAAAGTCATCTAATCCCTTATTACTCATAACAGTTGAGACAATGCCATCGCCTTTTAAAGTGCCGCTCTCTTTCATATACACTCCAAGAGCACCAAGAAGCTGATCTCCATCTACAACTTCGCCATTTTCATCAACTATTACAACTCTGTCTGCATCACCATCAAGAGCTATTCCTAAATCTGCCCTGTATTTAACCACATTTTCACAAAGTTCTTTCGTATGAAGTGCTCCGCATCCATTGTTTATATTAAAACCGTCAGGAGTGTTATGCAAAACTATAACCTCGGCACCCAACTCTTCTAAAACAGTTGGCCCGACTACATATCCTGCTCCATTTGCAGTATCAAGAACTATGCGTATGTTTTTAAGAGAAAGATCCATTGGAAACGAGTTCTTAAGCTGCACTATATAACGGCCTATAACATCATCAATTCTTTTAGCTTTACCTATATTTTTACCACTAACCTGCGCATCTTGAATCAATTCATTGTTAAAATATATTTTCTCTATCTCTCTTTCAGCATTATTGGAAAGTTTGTCTCCATTACCATCAAAAAATTTAATTCCATTGTCTTCAAAGGAGTTATGAGATGCACTAATCATTATTCCCGCATCACAACGCATATTTTCTGTAATATATGCAATTGCAGGAGTAGGCATTGGCCCAATTTGAATCACATCATATCCAATAGCTGTAAGTCCGCTAACTATTGCATTTTCTATCATATACCCGCTTCTGCGCGTATCTTTTCCAACTAAAATTTTATTGGTTTTAGAGTGTGCCTTAAAATAAATCCCTGCAGCCATTGCCACTCTCATTGCAAGTTCTGCTGTTAAAAAAGTACCGGCTTCACCTCTTACACCATCTGTTCCAAATAATTTCATGCCATTTCCATAATTTTTAAGTGCTGTATTTTAACATATTTAAAGAATAATGTTTAAATTTTTCTCATTTACCTTGGCTTTAACTTAATTTTAATTATATTTAAGCTAACATTCTGCACTAAATTTTTATGAGAAGGACTCATGCATGGCAAATCACAAGTCATCAATTAAGAGAATTCGCCAAACAATCGTTCGTTCTGAGCGTAATCGTTTTTACAGAACTCGTCTTAAAAACATTGTAAAAGATGTTCGTTCTGCAGTAACAGCAGGTAACAAAGAAGAAGCTACATCGGCAATGACAGTAGCAAACAAACAAATTCAAAAATTTGTAAGCAAAGGTGTCTTAAAAAAAGAGACTGCTGCTAGAAAGATTAGTCGTCTACACAGAGCTGTAAACGCACTATAAGGTTAACACTATAAATGTTAGCCGATAAACTTACCCCGTTTATCAATCGTTATGAAGAGCTTGGCGAACTGCTAAGTTCTCCTGACATAACCTCTGATATCAAAAGAATGACCGCTCTCTCAAAAGAACAATCTTCACTTTTACCAATAGTTGAAAAAGCAAGAGAGTACAAGAGTGTACTTGCTGAAATTGCAGATGCAAAAGCTATGCTTGGCGATTCGGATATGTTTGAGATGGCAAAAGAGGAGCTTAAATCACTTGAGCCAAAAATTCCTCAACTTGAAAACGACATAAAACTTCTGCTTCTTCCGAAAGACCCAAATGATGATAGAAATATTATTGTTGAACTTCGCGCTGGAGCAGGCGGTGATGAAGCGGCTATCTTCGTTGGTGATCTTTTTGAAGCATACACCCGCTATGCTGATCTTAAAGGATGGAAGATTGAACTTTTAAGCTCATCTCCATCTGATGCAGGCGGATTTAAAGAGGTAATTGCGCTTATAAAAGGTGATCAGGTTTATAGCAGATTGAAATATGAAGGCGGAACACATCGTGTTCAGCGTGTCCCGGCAACAGAATCACAAGGTCGTGTACATACCTCGGCAATTACTGTTGCGGTTATGCCTGAGGTAGAAGATGTGGAAGTGCAAATAAACGAAAATGATCTTAAAATTGATGTTATGCGATCAAGCGGGTGCGGCGGACAAAGTGTCAACACGACAGACTCTGCCGTTAGGATAACCCACTTGCCGACTGGCTTGGTCGTAACAAACCAAGACCAGAAGTCGCAGCACAAAAACAGAGAAAAAGCGATGAAAGTTTTAAAAGCGAGACTTTATGACCTTGAAATGCAAGAAGCACTTGCAAAAGACAGTGCAAACCGTTCTGCTCAAGTTGGAACGGGAGATAGAAGTGGGCGAATTAGAACATACAACTACCCGCAAAATCGCATCTCTGATCATAGAATCGGCTTAACTCTCTATAGACTAAGTGAAATTATGCACGGCGGACTTCTTGATGAAATAATAGAGCCGCTTATTGCAGACCATCAAGCTAAAATCGTCGAGGCAGCCGGACTCTAAATTATTTAAAAACAGAACCTGTCTGTTTTTAAATTTCTGTTACAAAAATTTTTTTTACTTCACCCTTAAAAGTAATACTTCTCTCATTTACACCGAGATAAAGAGTCTCGCCGCTTTTTGGATAGACCTTGATGTTATTTGACACTAACCCCTCTTTATAAGCAATATAAAAAGATGCCGCCATTCCCGTTCCGCATGCAAAAGTTTCATCCTCCACACCGCGTTCGTATGTTCTCACACGCAGATTTTTGCCATCTACAAAAACTATATTTATATTTGCATTATGTTTTTTTCTTAGCTCTCTTGCCTCTGCTATATCAAAGAATTCTATATCATCGCAAATATGCACAAGATGCGGCACTCCGGTATTTAACTTGAACCATCTTTTGCCGTTATGCTCTATATTTGTCTCTAAGATTTGAGGAGGAGTCAGCTCACTCAAAACCATTCCGCCCTTTGCGTTAGATGCCTCAACCTCTGCATTTATAACTCCAGCAACCGTTAAAAAACTCATTTTACCAGGAGCAAGCTCATTTGCAAATGCGTAGTGAGCGCATGCTCTTGAGCCGTTTCCGCACATCTCTGCTTCACTCCCGTCAGAGTTGTAAAATTGCCATTCAAAATCATAATCATTATCTAATGAACTTTTTGGAATCAAAACAATTAAGCCATCAGCCCCTACTCCCTCTTGTCTATGACAAAGTTTTTTCGCCAGTTCACTTCTGTTCTTTTTTACAAAAGTATGAAAAATCACAAAGTCATTTCCACTTGCGCTATATTTTGAAACTATCATTTTTTCTCCAGATATTTGGCTTTTATCTTCTCAACAAACTCTTCGCACTCACGCTGAAGATGCTTTAAATCTTTTGAGTTGTCTATAACCCAAGTTGCTCTTTTTCTCTTCTCTTCTATATCCATCTGAGATTCTATTCGTCTAAGCGACTCCTCCTTGGAGTAGCCGTTTCTTTTCATAAATCTCTCAAGTTGAATTTTAGGCGGGGCATAAACAACAACACTATCTTTTATATCATATCCGCCATTTTCAAAAAAAAGAGGAATATCTATAAGATATGGAAATTTAAAACTGTCCTGCTTCTTGCTTCTTCGCTCTATCTCAGCTCTTATCTTTGG
Protein-coding regions in this window:
- the rpsT gene encoding 30S ribosomal protein S20, which gives rise to MANHKSSIKRIRQTIVRSERNRFYRTRLKNIVKDVRSAVTAGNKEEATSAMTVANKQIQKFVSKGVLKKETAARKISRLHRAVNAL
- the coaE gene encoding dephospho-CoA kinase (Dephospho-CoA kinase (CoaE) performs the final step in coenzyme A biosynthesis.); amino-acid sequence: MAFRYAIALTGGIATGKSTVASLLALNGMRVIDADSISHEILDASSEWVRKTFGDEFVNDSKADRAKLGKLIFSDKEAKKKLEEFLHPKIRAEIERRSKKQDSFKFPYLIDIPLFFENGGYDIKDSVVVYAPPKIQLERFMKRNGYSKEESLRRIESQMDIEEKRKRATWVIDNSKDLKHLQRECEEFVEKIKAKYLEKK
- the glmM gene encoding phosphoglucosamine mutase; the encoded protein is MKLFGTDGVRGEAGTFLTAELAMRVAMAAGIYFKAHSKTNKILVGKDTRRSGYMIENAIVSGLTAIGYDVIQIGPMPTPAIAYITENMRCDAGIMISASHNSFEDNGIKFFDGNGDKLSNNAEREIEKIYFNNELIQDAQVSGKNIGKAKRIDDVIGRYIVQLKNSFPMDLSLKNIRIVLDTANGAGYVVGPTVLEELGAEVIVLHNTPDGFNINNGCGALHTKELCENVVKYRADLGIALDGDADRVVIVDENGEVVDGDQLLGALGVYMKESGTLKGDGIVSTVMSNKGLDDFMAEKGLKLFRSDVGDKNVLELMKKEKINFGGEQSGHVIISDFAKTGDGLVSSLQVLALLLKTKQKASVALRPFKLYPQKLVNINVKVKKPLQDIEGLDEKLKELDAQEIYHLVRYSGTENKLRVLLESKDAKKMNLYMQNMVQFFQKALNA
- the dapF gene encoding diaminopimelate epimerase, whose amino-acid sequence is MIVSKYSASGNDFVIFHTFVKKNRSELAKKLCHRQEGVGADGLIVLIPKSSLDNDYDFEWQFYNSDGSEAEMCGNGSRACAHYAFANELAPGKMSFLTVAGVINAEVEASNAKGGMVLSELTPPQILETNIEHNGKRWFKLNTGVPHLVHICDDIEFFDIAEARELRKKHNANINIVFVDGKNLRVRTYERGVEDETFACGTGMAASFYIAYKEGLVSNNIKVYPKSGETLYLGVNERSITFKGEVKKIFVTEI
- the prfA gene encoding peptide chain release factor 1, giving the protein MLADKLTPFINRYEELGELLSSPDITSDIKRMTALSKEQSSLLPIVEKAREYKSVLAEIADAKAMLGDSDMFEMAKEELKSLEPKIPQLENDIKLLLLPKDPNDDRNIIVELRAGAGGDEAAIFVGDLFEAYTRYADLKGWKIELLSSSPSDAGGFKEVIALIKGDQVYSRLKYEGGTHRVQRVPATESQGRVHTSAITVAVMPEVEDVEVQINENDLKIDVMRSSGCGGQSVNTTDSAVRITHLPTGLVVTNQDQKSQHKNREKAMKVLKARLYDLEMQEALAKDSANRSAQVGTGDRSGRIRTYNYPQNRISDHRIGLTLYRLSEIMHGGLLDEIIEPLIADHQAKIVEAAGL
- the lspA gene encoding signal peptidase II, with protein sequence MHSKIIRLITILFFTTVGIFVIDQNIKSLFLDGLRYYGECIDLILVYNKGVAFSMFAFLDEWLKYIQLVLILGILIYIVYLREVCYAFPAGLLLGGAFSNIYDRFIHGGVVDMVYWHCGFDFAVFNFADVMIDVAVVWILFLNLKPKFCKN